GTTGTAGAACAAAACACATCGGCTACAGATGAAACATCTGCTACAGTAGAACAATAAACTGTACATATCAAAGTCGCAGCTGCGGCAAACCAAATATCGGTTTTAGCAGAACAGTTTCAAGGTTTGATTTCTAAATTCAAGCTACGCTCTGTTCAGCAGAAAGAGATCCCGTCAGTACAGGCCTAGACGTCTTCTGACATATCGTAGGCCTTGAGTTGGTCTTTCTTTCTTTTGAGTACCGCAAAGATTCCAAGAATTGCAGCAATCCAAATTGAGCTAAACACAATGTTTGAAAAACTAGCATACATGTACGGGGTTGCATCCATGATGTTTAGTCGCATTTGTACTGCTCTTAGGTGTAGATCAGACATAGTAGTGCTGTATTCAACTGAGCTCTTTGGTTGGTTTTGTATTGCCTCTACTGATTCTATTAGGGAATCAACGTCTTCCTGGATTCGTCCAAAGTCAGTAGTGTCTGTCGGGAAGATCCAGACGGGGTTGCCTTCCTTTGGAAGTTGCGCCTTTATTGCGTTGAGATCCTGCAGCATTTGCTGTGGATCTCCTCCTGTTGCAATTCTGTCCAGGTTACCGCGTGACAAGTCCAGTGGATATACATCGGTTTGGTATCCCTGGTACGCCATGTATGCACCAAAGGCGATTATTGCAAACATGCCGACTAGTGCAATCTGGTAGTAATTGTCTGCCATTTTTTCTGCTTTTAATCTTGGCCTCTCAGATTTATTTCTTTTAAATCTGGAATGCGACAGGCTCTGATATGCTACATACGCAATGCCAATTGTTGGGATTGCAATTATTGGCGCAAAGATTGGGTTTTTGGAAAATATTGCGATCAGTATTCCCATTATTCCATATACTGTAAAAAATATCTCAAGTAGTGTTGTCTTGGTAAACGGTAAATTGTACGCCTTGTCGCGCCAGTCATCAGTGTTCTTTATGATACCATATTTTGGCGTGCGCAAAAACTCGTTCTTTTTGCCAAACAGCCCGTCAAAGACCGCCACAGTGTTATTCACGGACAAGCCCGCAGAATAGATGAGCAGGAATGGCATGACCTTTGCCTTTTGCTTCCAGTTTTGGCCCCACAAATTATAAATCACGACCAGGTATGCAAACGGCCCCATCGCAAGATATGCCGCAATAGTTAACACCGGGACGAATTTGAGCGCATGAAGGTTAAAGTTTGCGGCCAAAAGTATTGGTAATGCCAAAAATTGTATCAATAACAACGGATATCCAATGTGGCGGGTAAGCTGGACAAACGCTTGGACCTTTGCCTCTATTGGAATGTGTCGCTTTATGACAATATCACCAAGCAGTTTTACAGCACACTGGATTGCGCCCTTTGCCCACCTGAATTGCTGCCTTTTCGCAGCGTTCATCTGCACTGGCAGCTCCGCATCAACTACAATGTCTTCGATAAATATGCACTTCCATCCCTTCATCTGCGCCCTATAGCTTAGATCAAGGTCTTCTACCAGTGTGGCAGTGTGCCATCCCCCAGCATCCTCAATGCAGTCTCTCTTCCAGATTCCCGCAGTTCCATTGAAATTCATGTACATTGAAGAGTTACTCTTTGCCTTTTGTTCTACTAGAAAATGAAAGTCAAGGCTTAGCGCCTGTGCCTGGGTTATTGCAGAATAGTTCTCATTTACATGCCCCCACCTGCACTGGACTAATCCAATGTTGGGTTTGGCAAAGTACGGCATTGCCTTATTTAGGAACCATTCCGGCGGGATAAAGTCCGCATCAAAGATTGCGACGTATTCCGTGTCGGTAAGCGTCATTGCGTATTTGAGTGCCCCTGCCTTGTACCCCTTTCTTGTACCTCGTCGTATATGGACAATATCATAGCCATCCCTTTTGTAGTTGTTTATTTGGTCATACAAAAGATTTGTAGTTTCATCGTCAGAATCATCAAGGACCATTATCTTCATTTTGTTCTTCGGATAGTCCATTGCGCAGACTGCATCAACTAGTCTTGCTGCTACATATTTTTCGTTGTATAGCGGTAGTTGTATAGTAATTGACGGCGTACCGATTTTTTTTGTCTGGTACTTGTCCTTTCTTCGTATTGCCAAAATCGCAAGATAGTAAAAGTTGAACGTGTATGCAGTCAGTAAAATTGCCGAAATAATGAAAATATCAAAAACTAACACGGTAAACGGGTTTACTGCCATTAAAAGTCACCCAATGGCATGGTATTTACAACTTAGGATTTTTTTTGGAAGATTTTGATTGCTTGTGGTGGACATACTCCCTCACATGCTAGGCAAAAGATACAGTCTGGCTCGCGTGCCATCAATGGTTTTTTTTCTGATGCCGGGTTGCCAGGCGTGTCAAACCACTCGTACACTGCTACTGGGCATGCGTCAATGCATGCACCGTCTGCTATACAGATATCATAGTCAACTGAGACAAATTCGCCCCAAACTCCCATGACTCCGTTGTCTGTTCCCTGTCGTCCCCATGTCTTGATGACATTTTTGTTTGCAGAAACCGTGAATGGTGAGCTTGCAGGCATGTGGGATTTGTATTCAACGTCGATTGGTCCTGGTTTTGCGCCGTCACGTGCCTCTACTACTTGTGCAGCTGCCGCTACTGGATTTCCTTCCGGAATTTCGGCCTTTGGTTTTGGTTTTGCAT
The genomic region above belongs to Nitrososphaerota archaeon and contains:
- a CDS encoding glycosyltransferase; its protein translation is MAVNPFTVLVFDIFIISAILLTAYTFNFYYLAILAIRRKDKYQTKKIGTPSITIQLPLYNEKYVAARLVDAVCAMDYPKNKMKIMVLDDSDDETTNLLYDQINNYKRDGYDIVHIRRGTRKGYKAGALKYAMTLTDTEYVAIFDADFIPPEWFLNKAMPYFAKPNIGLVQCRWGHVNENYSAITQAQALSLDFHFLVEQKAKSNSSMYMNFNGTAGIWKRDCIEDAGGWHTATLVEDLDLSYRAQMKGWKCIFIEDIVVDAELPVQMNAAKRQQFRWAKGAIQCAVKLLGDIVIKRHIPIEAKVQAFVQLTRHIGYPLLLIQFLALPILLAANFNLHALKFVPVLTIAAYLAMGPFAYLVVIYNLWGQNWKQKAKVMPFLLIYSAGLSVNNTVAVFDGLFGKKNEFLRTPKYGIIKNTDDWRDKAYNLPFTKTTLLEIFFTVYGIMGILIAIFSKNPIFAPIIAIPTIGIAYVAYQSLSHSRFKRNKSERPRLKAEKMADNYYQIALVGMFAIIAFGAYMAYQGYQTDVYPLDLSRGNLDRIATGGDPQQMLQDLNAIKAQLPKEGNPVWIFPTDTTDFGRIQEDVDSLIESVEAIQNQPKSSVEYSTTMSDLHLRAVQMRLNIMDATPYMYASFSNIVFSSIWIAAILGIFAVLKRKKDQLKAYDMSEDV